A portion of the Fulvia fulva chromosome 1, complete sequence genome contains these proteins:
- a CDS encoding V-type proton ATPase subunit H, translating to MSLDAPAYIVSLQNNIRARPISWEGAVRAKTITDEDLKKIKAIDKVRKEQRKATIEGDVQTYTDLLLGNAEDTRSIFASAAKRPDILQYMLVLTGDLVDDIPALTQSLIKHMHPYTPFLPLLKQSNNPEDPIPLLTSSVLSSLLSHAVTAQPKSNGEIDEALPKLYSYIAQLMQNSDSNLQDIAVQEYSALLRVSKSRQQFWKQRKETLGPLIDVLRNATGGKDTESTAYNGNSAAGSIRSIQTGSNVKIRGVGLQLLYHILMVIWQLSFEGQLVGQGLDEEHDIIPLYAQLLRVSPKEKTTRLILGTLNNLLSSNKNALMPAALPAKLPSILTNLKSRHLTDQDLLEDLENLTTMVDEYTKTQTTFDEYSAEVKSGHLRWSPPHKNKDFWRENAQRIIEEDRGELCKKLAEILGKDWQNDKQVLAIGCSDVAFLVKECPEKRQQLERLGLKTRVMALMQDENETVRWESLRAVGEWLRYSFDQQ from the exons ATGTCCCTCGATGCGCCGGCGTACATTGTGTCGCTCCAGAACAACATCCGGGCACGGCCAATCTCATGGGAGGGAGCTGTACGGGCGAAGACGATCACAGACGAAGATCTCAAGAAGATCAAGGCAATCGACAAAGTGCGGAAAGAGCAGCGGAAGGCCACCATAGAAGGCGATGTACAGACATATACAGATCTGCTGCTGGGCAATGCAGAGGACACCAGGAGCATATTTGCGAGCGCTGCGAAACGACCCGATATTCTGCAGTATATGCTGGTCTTGACTGGAGATTTGGTTGATG ACATCCCAGCCTTGACACAGTCGCTCATCAAGCACATGCACCCCTACACGCCATTCTTGCCTCTGCTGAAGCAGTCGAACAACCCAGAAGATCCGATCCCACTGCTGACATCTTCTGTCCTATCGTCGCTACTCTCACACGCCGTCACTGCGCAGCCAAAGTCCAACGGCGAGATCGACGAGGCCCTTCCAAAGCTCTACTCCTACATCGCACAGCTCATGCAGAACTCCGACTCGAACCTCCAGGACATTGCAGTACAAGAATACAGCGCGCTTCTCCGAGTATCGAAGTCAAGACAGCAATTCTGGAAGCAGCGGAAAGAGACGCTTGGTCCGTTGATCGATGTGCTCCGCAATGCGACTGGCGGCAAGGATACCGAGAGCACAGCATATAACGGCAACTCGGCAGCAGGAAGCATACGAAGCATACAGACGGGTTCGAATGTCAAGATCCGCGGAGTCGGCCTACAGCTGCTGTATCATATCTTGATGGTCATCTGGCAGCTGTCATTCGAAGGCCAGCTTGTAGGCCAAGGTCTGGACGAGGAACACGACATCATACCTCTCTATGCACAGCTCCTACGAGTGTCACCCAAAGAGAAGACCACACGACTCATCCTTGGAACCTTGAACAATTTGCTGTCATCGAACAAGAACGCCCTTATGCCAGCCGCGCTTCCCGCAAAGCTCCCTTCGATCTTGACGAACCTCAAGAGCAGACATCTCACAGATCAAGATCTACTGGAGGATCTCGAAAATCTTACGACGATGGTCGATGAATACACCAAAACCCAGACCACATTCGACGAGTACTCAGCGGAAGTCAAGTCTGGTCACTTGCGCTGGTCACCTCCACACAAGAACAAGGACTTTTGGCGCGAGAACGCACAGAGGATCATCGAGGAAGACCGAGGTGAGTTGTGCAAGAAGCTGGCAGAGATCCTCGGCAAGGACTGGCAGAACGACAAGCAAGTGCTTGCCATTGGATGTAGCGATGTTGCCTTCTTGGTGAAAGAGTGTCCTGAGAAGCGGCAACAGCTCGAAAGGCTTGGCCTGAAGACCCGGGTGATGGCTCTCATGCAGGACGAGAACGAGACAGTACGATGGGAAAGTCTGCGAGCCGTTGGGGAGTGGTTGAGGTATAGCTTTGACCAGCAATAA
- a CDS encoding MICOS complex subunit mic10 produces MADSTKSVTPAVPTPNRPGRPMSEALLNEKWDHCLSTLLVRSTLGASLGVIFSVLVFKRRAWPVWAGLGFGAGRAWEECDSSFKRATAPSRDGLRVLRP; encoded by the exons ATGGCCGACTCCACCAAGTCCGTGACGCCCGCCGTGCCCACACCAAACAGACCCGGCAGACCCATGAGCGAAGCGCTTTTGAACGAGAAG TGGGACCACTGCCTCAGCACACTCCTCGTCCGAAGCACACTCGGTGCATCCTTGGGCGTCATCTTCTCCGTCCTCGTCTTCAAGCGAAGAGCATGGCCCGTCTGGGCAGGACTCGGCTTTGGTGCCGGAAGAGCGTGGGAAGAATGTGACAGC AGCTTCAAGCGCGCAACCGCGCCTTCCAGAGACGGTCTCCGCGTCCTTCGACCATGA
- a CDS encoding Putative glutamate--cysteine ligase regulatory subunit — MKLIISTSNILSAGSSIRRSPKNSKSNAEFIESLRTNFAEHSAITTNGQVNGDSRPKKVDYQSWTTKRDGTLEIPSLDFSDSALAEEKAQYDITVKLFYLPGATKDTRATHTREALDLVLKELHIPSIDLLIVSFPGIYFDEEEDCPDKLSTRGPVEAEPEPLEGQLETWKTLEALHDEGLVGRLGIAEFGKERLKSLLDKVRIKPSVDQINLRDCCSVPRDLMSLAKSRSVELLVHNDCSNVLPRGTLRDLLGPEGAAVLSEPSKAGDKRKSLHGEENTNGNHTAGLSGEVQPQWVVKYTAVVKNRGVLENKGYFAVADLG, encoded by the coding sequence AAATCCAATGCCGAGTTCATCGAGTCGCTGCGCACCAACTTCGCAGAACACTCGGCAATCACAACCAACGGTCAGGTCAATGGAGACAGCAGGCCCAAGAAGGTCGACTACCAATCATGGACGACGAAGCGCGACGGTACTCTGGAAATTCCCTCTCTCGACTTCAGCGACAGTGCCTTAGCAGAGGAGAAGGCACAATACGACATCACTGTGAAGCTCTTCTATTTGCCCGGCGCGACCAAGGACACTCGCGCAACACATACACGAGAGGCGCTAGACTTGGTGCTGAAGGAGCTTCACATACCATCCATTGACCTCCTAATTGTCTCCTTCCCTGGCATATACTTTGACGAGGAGGAAGACTGCCCTGACAAGCTCTCCACCCGCGGACCAGTGGAAGCAGAGCCTGAACCGCTGGAAGGACAACTTGAGACTTGGAAGACATTGGAAGCACTGCATGATGAAGGCCTCGTTGGCAGGCTTGGTATTGCGGAGTTTGGAAAGGAGCGTCTGAAGTCGTTGCTGGACAAGGTGCGAATAAAGCCGTCCGTGGACCAAATCAACCTTCGAGACTGTTGTTCCGTGCCGAGGGACCTGATGAGCCTGGCAAAGAGCAGGAGCGTGGAGCTGCTCGTTCATAATGATTGCTCAAATGTCCTGCCGCGGGGCACCCTCCGCGATCTACTTGGACCTGAAGGTGCCGCTGTGCTTTCTGAGCCGTCCAAGGCTGGCGACAAGCGTAAGAGCTTACATGGGGAGGAGAATACCAATGGCAACCATACAGCTGGTTTGTCGGGTGAGGTCCAGCCGCAATGGGTGGTCAAATATACTGCCGTTGTGAAGAACCGTGGTGTGTTGGAGAACAAAGGATACTTTGCAGTTGCGGACTTGGGTTGA
- a CDS encoding SH3 domain-containing protein, translating into MPLINNPLPSSMRSECKKCGRILASFIDPRQAFGPDKIIPPNILANAKGLAILTVFKAGFLGSGRFGSGVVVARLADGSWSAPSAIGTVGGGFGGQIGFEITDFVFILNDASAVKTFAQVGSLTLGGNVSIAAGPVGRNAEAAGAASLKSISGIFAYSKTKGLFAGVSLEGSVLIERRDANEKMYNRKLTARELLGGNVPVPPQAEPLMRVLNSRVFAGVGGSFQGDSAMYNDVPVYDDRHDDVVWQGRTGTGFNEGIPSQRTGSFQQNNNDEFYGKPNRASTWQSQDQYGQSPRANPNETFDRRTQSRERSSTLGDQSDYSYSDRKGPAPGRPSAPKPAFGGAKSSAGPGQAVAKFTFEADQPGDLGFKKGDVITIVKRTESEADWWTGRIGSREGIFPSNYVEVV; encoded by the exons ATGCCGCTCATCAACAACCCGTTACCGTCGTCTATGCGGA GCGAATGCAAGAAATGCGGTCGTATCCTCGCCTCCTTCATCGATCCTCGACAAGCTTTCGGCCCAGATAAGATTATCCCACCCAACATCCTCGCCAATGCCAAAGGTCTTGCCATTCTCACCGTCTTCAAGGCCGGCTTCCTCGGCAGTGGTCGATTCGGGTCTGGCGTCGTTGTCGCAAGGCTGGCAGATGGCTCATGGAGTGCGCCTTCAGCTATTGGAACTGTAGGAGGTGGCTTTGGAGGGCAGATTGGTTTTGAGATAACGGACTTCGTCTTCATCCTAAATGATGCGAGCGCGGTCAAGACGTTCGCACAGGTGGGAAGCTTGACGCTGGGAGGCAATGTCAGTATTGCTGCGGGACCCGTGGGCAGGAACGCAGAGGCCGCTGGAGCAGCGTCATTGAAGAGCATCAGTGGTATATTTGCCTACAGTAAGACGAAGGGACTATTCGCTGGTGTTTCGCTAGAGGGCAGTGTCCTCATCGAGCGGAGAGACGCGAACGAGAAGATGTACAACCGCAAGCTCACGGCCAGGGAACTGCTAGGTGGAAACGTCCCAGTCCCGCCACAAGCAGAGCCACTTATGAGAGTGCTGAACTCGAGGGTCTTCGCTGGCGTGGGAGGAAGCTTCCAGGGCGATAGTGCCATGTACAACGATGTACCCGTCTACGATGACCGACACGATGATGTGGTGTGGCAAGGTCGGACAGGTACAGGCTTCAACGAGGGCATTCCATCACAACGGACAGGGAGCTTCCAACAGAACAACAATGACGAGTTTTATGGAAAGCCCAACAGAGCATCGACCTGGCAGAGTCAAGATCAATATGGACAATCACCACGCGCCAATCCGAATGAGACTTTCGACCGCCGGACACAGTCACGAGAGCGCTCGTCAACGCTAGGCGATCAATCAGACTACTCCTATAGTGACCGCAAAGGTCCTGCGCCCGGACGACCTTCAGCGCCTAAGCCTGCATTCGGCGGCGCAAAATCATCGGCCGGCCCGGGACAGGCAGTCGCCAAGTTCACATTCGAGGCTGATCAGCCGGGCGATCTTGGTTTCAAGAAGGGCGATGTCATCACAATCGTGAAGAGGACCGAGAGCGAAGCAGACTGGTGGACAGGCAGGATAGGATCAAGGGAAGGGATTTTCCCAAGCAATTATGTCGAAGTGGTTTAA
- a CDS encoding Drebrin-like protein, whose product MATLNLSQNGPSITNSYQKIVNSSPSGPAAASPTYGIWAVFSVKAPLANAFQAESGKESILNVQTTGEGELADLLEDFSDGRIQFAFVKVKDPNTTLPKSVLIAWCGEGVPERTKGYFTSHLSAVSKVLHGYHVQVTARSDRDLTPEVIVQKVADSSGSKYSGGGSVPAPASSRPPPPKAKPVLPTKSFGAAGGFQPLGGVRTRAPAPSGPTDDDGWGQDAPQVSRSQLEKVESAYKPTKVDINALQSQREPSKYQAPSRPSNGSADVVSGGYQPIGKVDIAALRRQAQEGASTQDDRPTVVKGAYEPVGKVDINEIRRKAQGAPAAAQPPPPQPSADEEDRPRSLADRSAAFTQAKPLTELPKPKVANRFGAAAGTFGGTKAPTPGGFEAKPLAAAAPVGTASKTFADEGGKTPAQLWAEKKARERGDSGAAQTQIPSHSGTPASPIRSQESSQWQSGYEGKKWGVQIPTRTGGSGISEQRTGHDQSQEENEPPTGGVGSIRDRFAGAAPMGASREATGAPEPPPLDTSSKPNAGVRGVPIPGLPQRPAEEDVPAEQHQDLPPPPPRPQPDEDEEENDYEPQGSPVRIAMPVSRGPEPIEPADDLPSRPVPTASIENAIASHREPSPEPQAQDDDPSRGAAQAAAHTTFGEVQDPRGAGDSGGKEAVAQFDYEKDEENEIALREGERITNIDMVDEDWWMGENSRGERGLFPSNYVELVESGAGAAAVPPPAPRATEAEPPAAPQQPAGAQGRTATAEYDYDAAEENELSFPDGAKITNIEFPDDDWWQGEFNGRIGLFPANYVTLDK is encoded by the exons ATGGCTACCTTGAACCTGTCCCAGAACGGGCCCTCAATCACCAACAGCTACCAGAAGATCGTGAACTCTTCGCCGTCCGGTCCGGCTGCAGCTTCGCCCACCTACGGCATATGGGCCGTGTTCTCCGTCAAGGCTCCGCTTGCCAATGCCTTCCAGGCAGAGTCCGGCAAGGAGAGCATCTTGAACGTGCAGACCACAGGCGAGGGGGAGTTGGCAGATCTGCTCGAAGACTTCTCGGACGGACGCATTCAATTTGCTTTCGTCAAGGTCAAGGACCCCAACACAACGCTACCAAAGAGCGTGCTCATTGCGTGGTGTGGAGAGGGCGTGCCGGAGAGGACCAAGGGCTACTTCACCAGCCACCTTAGTGCCGTCTCGAAAGTGTTACATGGATACCACGTGCAGGTCACTGCAAGATCAGACCGCGACCTGACTCCTGAGGTGATCGTGCAGAAAGTAGCAGATTCCTCAGGCTCAAAGTACAGCGGAGGAGGCTCTGTGCCAGCGCCGGCATCATCCCGTCCTCCACCACCAAAGGCAAAGCCGGTCTTGCCTACGAAGAGCTTTGGAGCTGCCGGCGGCTTCCAGCCTTTGGGGGGCGTGCGAACACGGGCGCCCGCGCCATCAGGTCCGACAGACGATGATGGCTGGGGTCAGGACGCCCCACAAGTCTCCAGATCGCAGCTGGAGAAGGTCGAATCTGCCTACAAGCCTACGAAGGTCGACATCAACGCCTTGCAATCACAGCGCGAGCCCTCGAAATACCAAGCACCTTCCCGTCCCAGCAACGGTAGTGCTGATGTAGTAAGCGGTGGATACCAACCAATAGGCAAGGTCGATATCGCTGCTCTGAGAAGGCAGGCTCAAGAGGGTGCGAGCACGCAAGATGACAGACCAACTGTGGTAAAGGGTGCATACGAGCCAGTCGGCAAGGTAGACATCAACGAGATCAGGCGCAAAGCACAGGGTGCACCAGCTGCAGCACAGCCTCCGCCACCACAGCCAAGCGCTGACGAAGAGGACCGACCAAGGTCGCTGGCAGACCGTTCTGCGGCCTTCACACAAGCGAAACCATTGACAGAGCTCCCCAAGCCCAAGGTCGCAAACCGCTTCGGAGCGGCCGCAGGCACTTTTGGAGGCACGAAGGCTCCAACACCGGGTGGATTCGAGGCCAAGCCACTTGCCGCTGCTGCGCCGGTTGGAACTGCAAGCAAAACCTTTGCTGATGAGGGTGGAAAGACACCAGCACAGCTTTGGGCTGAGAAGAAGGCACGAGAGCGTGGAGACAGCGGTGCTGCTCAGACCCAGATACCATCTCACTCTGGCACTCCAGCTTCCCCTATCAGAAGTCAAGAGAGTAGTCAGTGGCAGAGTGGGTATGAAGGCAAGAAGTGGGGCGTGCAGATCCCGACACGTACTGGCGGCAGCGGCATCAGCGAGCAGCGCACGGGTCACGATCAATCACAGGAAGAGAATGAGCCTCCTACTGGTGGCGTTGGCTCGATAAGGGACCGCTTTGCTGGCGCTGCGCCGATGGGAGCAAGCCGCGAGGCAACTGGTGCGCCCGAGCCGCCACCGCTTGACACTTCCAGCAAACCAAATGCAGGTGTGCGCGGCGTGCCCATTCCTGGACTCCCACAGCGACCAGCAGAGGAAGATGTGCCGGCTGAGCAGCATCAGGACCTACCTCCTCCGCCACCCCGACCTCAGCCGGATGAAGATGAGGAAGAGAACGATTATGAGCCGCAGGGATCACCCGTCCGCATCGCTATGCCAGTCAGTCGTGGTCCtgagcctatagagccagCAGATGACCTACCATCACGGCCAGTACCGACCGCTTCGATTGAGAACGCGATTGCAAGCCACAGAGAACCTTCGCCCGAGCCACAAGCACAAGACGACGATCCATCTCGTGGCGCTGCACAGGCTGCTGCTCACACCACATTCGGCGAAGTGCAGGATCCACGCGGTGCCGGCGACTCTGGCGGTAAGGAGGCCGTTGCTCAATTTGACTACGAGAAGGATGAAGAGAACGAGATTGCGCTCCGAGAAGGCGAGCGTATCACTAACATCGACATGGTCGATGAAGACTGGTGGATGGGTGAAAACAGCCGAGGTGAACGTGGTCTTTTCCCAAGCAATTATGTCGAGCTCGTTGAGAGTGGTGCAGGAGCAGCCGCTGTTCCACCTCCCGCGCCACGTGCTACCGAAGCTGAGCCTCCAGCTGCGCCTCAGCAACCTGCCGGCGCCCAAGGGCGTACAGCGACCGCCGAGTACGACTACGATGCAGCGGAAGAGAATGAGCTTAGCTTCCCAGACGGCGCCAAGATCACGAACATC GAATTCCCAGATGACGATTGGTGGCAGGGCGAGTTCAACGGACGTATCGGTCTTTTCCCTGCAAACTATGTCACGCTGGACAAGTAG
- a CDS encoding Sterol regulatory element-binding protein cleavage-activating protein yields MSRKLGSALGPMLWYLLSPLRGTTQPPRLSAGHPIRRAFYRHGKTTATHWMVVMLFSVAIAMGFSYPTLFLSNNPTAGFSAFPHHVWTTTKPIDDGTATIDVEMRQVWVHGSYMHALDKEVLKRGLAVQQSLVGDEGLSNSIPALDDKLRSSTLQWGYHSPLMYWNNSADMIDADPDILRTINEQKQTPSSLNVVLRPASVFAGKKFDRRRLLAADALVITLVNKIENGAGHTWQHKMQALSHGSCDDCTLFPSDGNVTRKRVYEFSFMPLSAQEHIALTLAYSCMALYVLVALRRMKAFHSRFGLVVTAITQMTCSILASFTICAILKINLSTIPQNAYPFVVLVLGVENMFRLINAVLAYPPTMPTEIRIANALGDIGPISVAAAAQNLAILAILSTVVSPGVAAFCAFAAIATLFDVFFLLTFFVAVLNVDIHRLELQDAIVARHSQPPQNQRSSLTKDTWFDALVQGRLPFSTRMAGTAVTTTFVLSLNYHFFEHKEKASNLRHLLSMLQGGPPSLADLDTFAPPPMNASLTPGEWMRMQDFDTAKEVMRLAKPGEDSFVVRVFAPLVVVLGGSDRTDVSGSGEIWTHALRSFVTHHFYPVAVAVVFILGFVTVLMNFLLYNTAGDEDNPTALRDMGERLTATAIGLPHKLDIVKMASSDNGHLITISLDRTIAVSVADRSNQTHYTIAIPRHVLDQIKWPVHHLAIDDAGEWIACHCADDRILAYNCSTGSLVHLVQFPDDHPAIIFSFTSLTYEANSKLYFLVLTSGARLAMSCMEDGMSSGVDLVNVPLVGASLIDTPSQCRRLFVVTEEADIVSYTWNGLSWIQVTINNLRAESPPDRLSGPVGLQTYTDLDTALIVATFAKTVLFLDSTDLSMIVTLELPEDAVAGTHLENVLLGPIRTCPACSGTAFRKVAVASQNVKGECIMTTWSVSGEHDSCFCLSQNSPTCLKFDDAMKDTQTVSSPEAWKTVGCQTLLGLRRRQQHDPQAAAKRLNSSQLRQRRHARPNAQGLKEDLSEGWEAYRLSLDTEMETLDVPPDSQTALAHNRTLYVHNAGPVVALDAQAVAVAVGNSLEIIRSSRRASISRHVGVLSLERQSSLTSTRER; encoded by the exons ATGTCTCGTAAGCTCGGCAGCGCTCTTGGCCCTATGCTTTGGTATCTACTCTCGCCTCTACGGGGCACGACTCAGCCACCTCGTCTGTCTGCTGGCCACCCCATCAGGCGAGCCTTCTATCGTCATGGCAAAACCACCGCGACGCACTGGATGGTGGTCATGTTGTTTTCGGTGGCCATAGCTATGGGCTTCTCATATCCTACTCTGTTCTTGTCCAACAATCCGACGGCTGGCTTCAGCGCATTTCCACACCATGTCTGGACCACCACCAAACCGATAGACGATGGCACTGCAACGATAGACGTTGAAATGCGCCAGGTTTGGGTGCATGGCTCCTATATGCATGCTCTGGACAAAGAAGTACTGAAGCGAGGTCTGGCTGTTCAACAGAGCTTGGTAGGCGATGAAGGACTCTCGAACAGCATCCCAGCCTTGGATGACAAGCTAAGGTCCAGCACCTTGCAATGGGGCTACCACTCCCCCTTAATGTATTGGAATAACTCTGCCGACATGATCGACGCAGACCCGGACATCTTGAGGACCATTAATGAGCAGAAGCAGACTCCATCTTCACTGAACGTCGTTCTTCGACCCGCATCGGTCTTTGCAGGCAAGAAGTTTGACCGTCGTCGCCTTCTAGCAGCCGATGCCTTGGTCATCACGCTAGTCAACAAGATCGAAAATGGTGCCGGCCATACCTGGCAACACAAGATGCAAGCTTTATCACACGGGTCCTGTGACGATTGCACGCTTTTCCCTAGCGATGGCAACGTGACAAGAAAGCGGGTCTACGAGTTCAGCTTCATGCCATTGAGTGCGCAAGAGCATATTGCCCTCACTCTTGCTTACAGCTGCATGGCGCTGTATGTGCTAGTCGCCTTACGCAGGATGAAGGCCTTCCACTCTCGCTTCGGTCTGGTCGTTACAGCCATCACTCAGATGACATGTTCCATCCTTGCAAGCTTCACGATTTGCGCTATCCTCAAGATCAACTTATCTACGATTCCGCAGAACGCATACCCATTTGTTGTTTTGGTGCTGGGCGTGGAGAATATGTTTCGGCTGATCAATGCTGTGCTAGCATACCCTCCAACAATGCCAACCGAAATTCGGATTGCGAACGCCCTGGGGGACATTGGGCCCATCTCAGTGGCTGCTGCTGCGCAGAACCTCGCCATCCTTGCGATTCTCTCGACTGTCGTTTCACCAGGAGTCGCGGCATTTTGCGCCTTCGCCGCAATCGCCACGCTCTTCGACGTCTTCTTTCTTCTGACATTCTTTGTGGCTGTCCTGAACGTCGATATACACAGGCTCGAGCTCCAAGATGCGATTGTGGCCAGACACAGCCAACCGCCGCAAAATCAACGCTCGTCGCTCACGAAAGATACCTGGTTTGACGCCTTGGTACAAGGACGGCTTCCTTTTAGCACTCGTATGGCTGGTACCGCCGTCACAACCACCTTCGTCTTATCACTCAACTACCACTTCTTTGAGCACAAGGAAAAGGCGAGTAATCTTCGGCACCTTTTAAGCATGCTCCAGGGCGGACCGCCGAGCCTTGCAGACCTCGACACGTTTGCGCCTCCTCCAA TGAACGCGTCACTCACGCCAGGCGAATGGATGCGCATGCAAGATTTCGACACGGCAAAGGAAGTCATGAGGCTCGCAAAGCCTGGCGAGGACAGCTTCGTTGTGAGAGTGTTCGCGCCATTGGTGGTCGTTCTTGGGGGCTCTGATCGCACCGATGTCTCGGGATCGGGCGAAATCTGGACCCATGCGTTGAGGAGTTTCGTGACACACCACTTCTATCC GGTAGCCGTGGCCGTCGTTTTCATCCTCGGCTTCGTTACGGTGTTAATGAATTTTCTACTGTACAACACTGCTGGTGACGAAGATAACCCGACGGCTCTCCGCGATATGGGCGAGCGATTGACAGCGACGGCGATCGGCTTGCCGCACAAGCTCGATATTGTCAAGATGGCCAGCAGCGACAATGGGCACCTCATCACCATCTCGCTTGACCGGACCATAGCTGTCTCCGTTGCAGACAGATCGAATCAGACGCATTACACAATTGCGATACCCCGACACGTACTCGACCAGATCAAGTGGCCAGTCCATCATTTAGCGATCGATGATGCTGGCGAATGGATAGCATGTCACTGTGCAGACGACAGGATTCTGGCCTACAACTGCTCCACTGGCTCTCTCGTACATCTCGTCCAATTCCCGGACGATCACCCGGCGATCATATTCAGCTTCACCAGTCTGACGTACGAAGCTAACAGCAAGCTCTACTTCTTGGTTTTGACGTCTGGCGCTCGACTGGCTATGAGCTGCATGGAGGATGGCATGTCAAGTGGCGTAGACTTGGTCAACGTCCCGCTGGTCGGCGCATCTCTGATTGACACACCCTCACAATGTCGGCGACTCTTTGTTGTCACGGAGGAAGCCGACATTGTCTCGTACACATGGAATGGCCTATCCTGGATTCAAGTAACTATCAACAACCTGCGAGCCGAGTCCCCTCCTGATAGATTAAGTGGCCCTGTGGGATTACAAACATACACAGATTTGGACACTGCGCTGATCGTGGCAACCTTCGCGAAAACTGTGTTGTTCTTAGACAGCACAGATCTTTCGATGATAGTAACACTAGAGCTTCCAGAAGACGCTGTTGCTGGTACCCACCTCGAGAATGTGTTACTGGGTCCGATCCGAACGTGTCCGGCCTGTAGTGGAACTGCATTTCGTAAAGTGGCGGTAGCTAGCCAGAACGTCAAGGGCGAGTGCATCATGACCACGTGGTCTGTGAGTGGTGAACACGACAGTTGCTTCTGCCTGTCGCAGAACTCACCGACTTGCTTGAAGTTCGACGACGCCATGAAGGACACGCAAACAGTCAGCTCACCAGAAGCCTGGAAGACGGTCGGTTGTCAAACACTCCTTGGCCTCAGACGACGTCAGCAGCATGATCCGCAGGCAGCTGCAAAGCGGCTCAACAGCTCGCAGCTCAGACAAAGGCGACACGCGCGGCCGAATGCGCAAGGCCTCAAAGAAGACTTGTCAGAAGGATGGGAAGCGTACCGCCTCTCCTTGGACACTGAGATGGAGACTCTTGATGTTCCTCCAGACTCGCAGACGGCTCTTGCTCATAATCGGACGTTGTATGTGCACAACGCAGGTCCTGTAGTTGCTTTGGACGCGCAAGCCGTGGCTGTAGCCGTCGGCAATTCCCTTGAGATAATCCGGAGCTCCAGAAGAGCATCAATCAGCAGACATGTAGGAGTATTGTCACTGGAGAGACAGAGCTCGTTGACCTCGACAAGAGAGCGCTGA